The window CGATATTTGAAAGCATCCATGAGGGTATAGTGGCTATAGATCAAAAGGGAAAAATAACACGGATGAACCGAGCAGCCGAATCAATATTAAATGACAGCAGACTGGATAAGTTAAAGAAAATCGCTGAAGAAACAATTGAAAAAAAGCACGGAATATACGACAGGGAGATAGATCTTCAGAAAAAAAAGGTTTTCATAAACTCTATACCGATCTTTAAAGATGAAATTCCTCTAGGGGTTGTTCTCACAATGAGGGACAGTGAAGAGGTAAATAAAAGAGCGAAAGAAATAACGGGATTCTCACAGCTTATAGATTCCCTCAGGGCAAATATCCATGAGTTCAAAAACAAACTTCATGTGATATTAGGACTCTTAGAATTAAATGAGGTAGATGAGGCCATAAAATATATAAGCAAGTTAGAAGATGAAGTAGGGGCATCGAGATTTGAAAATGCCGATATAAATGACTCGATACTACTAGCTCTTCTGACTGGTAAGCTAAATACTGCCATGGAAAAAGGTGTAAAGCTGAAGTTGATAAAGGGTACCTATCTAATGTCTGATCATGGAAGGATAAGCACCAGCGACCTTGTAATAATAGTGGGGAATCTCATAGAAAATGCACTAGAAGCCTGTGACAGGTCTATGAGAAACGGTATAGAGGTCTATCTCAAGGAAAGTGAAGATGATATTCTCATAATGGTTTTAGATACAGGTAGGCCCATAGCCTTTGATGTGGAGAAAATATTTGAAAAGGGAGTATCTTCTAAGAATGGTAATACTAGAGGGTCTGGGTTGGCTCTGGTAAAAGAAAAAATAGACCTCTACGGAGGAGAGATGCAGGTAAATCAAAGAGAGGGAACAAAGACATTTAAAATAAGAATCTACAAAGGAGATATTGATGATAAAAGTTATAATAGTTGAAGATGATCCCATGGTGAAGATGATAACAGAAAAATTTGTCTCTTCCACCGGGGAATTCAAGGTTGAGGCCTCTTTTGGAGACGGAGAGGCGGCCTATGAATATATTTCTAAGGGAAAGGGAGACCTTCTCATCCTAGACATGTACCTTCCAGGAATGGACGGCCTCACACTGCTTAAAAACCTGAGAGAAAATGAGATATGGATAGAGACCATATTTGTCACTGCTGCAAGCAACCTAGAAGACATAGAGAAGGCTTCTCAGTTAGGAGCCCTGGACTATCTTATAAAACCTTTTAATTTTGCCAGGCTCAGAAGCTCCTTTAAAAAATATCTAGATAAAAAGGAAACTACCTACGGGAAAGAATCCCTAACCCAGGAAGATGTAGATAAGATTTTTTTGGGAGACAAGAAAAATGTGGTTACATGTAAAGGGATACATGAGAGCACCTTAAAAAAAATAATATCTATTTTAGAAGAAGACAGGTCAAAAGAATGGTCTACCAAAGAGGTTGCCGAAAAAGTAGATTCTAGTGTGGTGACTGTGAAAAAATATCTAGATTATCTCACTGAGACTGGAAAGGTAGAAAGTACACTTCATTACAAGAGTGTAGGAAGGCCCCAGTACAAATATAAACTGAATATATAAATTATTAAAAAAAGATTGCTAAAAAAAGTGCAATCTTTTTTTATTTTAAAAACCTTTTAATTAGTTTAATATTATTTTTTATTCTGAAAATGAATGGTATAACCTTAATAGGAACGAAAAAGTAGCAAAAAGAACAAAAGTTACTGCTTTAAAAAGAAATTTAATCATAAAAAGTTTGGGGGGACTTATATCGATTACAGTGTCTATGAAAAAGTGGCATGAGAACTAAAAGCACAAAAAATTAATAACAAATAAAATTTTCAAAGGAGGAGAAATATGCAAAATACAGCTGTTTTAGAAAATGAGCAAAGCAGTCAGTACAAACTTATGGGGATAGAGATGAAGTATTTTATCCCAATCACAATTGTCGTATTTGTAGCGACATATCTAGGAGTTTTACCTAAGGGGATGCTCGGAGCATTTCCGTTGATGATGATACTAGGAGCAATTTTAAATGAAATAGGGAATAAAACCCCTATAGTGAAAGACTATTTCGGCGGAGGTCCAATTGTTATAATATTTGCCTCAGCAGCACTTATCTCCTATGGTGTCATTCCGGAAAATGGGAAAACTATAATGACCTCATTTATGAAGGGTGAAGGATTCCTTAACTTCTATATAGCTGCCCTTATTACAGGAAGTATTTTAGGTATGAACAGAAAGCTACTGATTAAAGCGGCTCTTAGATATCTTCCAGTTATAATCGGCGGAGTGGCTTGTGCCATTTTATTAACAGGTGTTACAGGAGCACTTCTAGGTTACGGATTTAAAAAAGCTGTATTCTACATTGCCATACCAATTATGGGTGGAGGTATGGGTGCAGGTGCAGTACCACTAGCTCAAATGTTTGGTCAGGCTATGAGTAAAGACCCTGCAGAACTTCTTTCTGTAATGGTTCCAGCTGTTGCCTTAGGAAATGCAGTGGCAATAGTTGTAGGTGGAATACTAAGTAAAATCGGAAAGAAAAACAAAAATCTAAGTGGAGACGGAAAACTTCTAAAAGACCAGACCAACGATATAGGCGGACAAGAAAAAGAAACAGAACTTAAAATCAGTTTTGAAAATATGGGAAAAGGACTGTTGTTTGCATGTACCTTCTTTATATTCGGAAAAATGCTTGCAAAATATATAAATCTGCATCCGTATGCTCTTATGATCTTATCTGTAGCTGCAGTTAAAGGAACAGGACTCATAAAAAGAGAATATGAACAGTGTGCTTCACAATGGTTTCAGTTTATAATGAAGAACTTTACTCCTGCTTTACTTGTAGGTATAGGGGTGGCATATACAAGTCTTGATGCAGTTATAAAAGCATTCAGCCCTACTTATATACTACTTGTGTTTACAACAATAATAGGAGCAGTTATCGGTACAGCGATTATAGGACACTTATTGGGATTCTATATGATAGAAGGATCTATCACTGCTGGTCTTTGTATGGCAAACATGGGTGGTACAGGAGATGTGGCGGTACTTTCTGCTTCAGACAGAATGGAACTTATGCCATTTGCTCAGATATCATCAAGAATCGGTGGAGCCTTTATGCTCATTCTCACGTCGGCACTGCTGAAATTCTTCTTATAAAAAAAGGAAGGCCCTATACCTTGACGTATACATTTTTGAGGTGGTGTAGATGTCAAAAATTGATTATTTGAGGCATGAGATGGAAAAAAAGGGTTACCATATAACAGAAAGGATCTCAGCTTCAGGTGAAATTTCTATCCGAGAAGGAAGAGGCGGACATATAATAATGGAGATAGAAAATATTGACCGGGATAAGATAAAAATCCTGTTAAATAATCTTCAATGCAGAACAATGATCAGAGTCAAAGATGACGGTAAAATCCAATTTATAATAAAAATGAGCAGTGTCTAAAATGGCACTGCTTTTTTACTGGGCGATAAAAAAGAGAGGGTTTGTACTAAATCGTAGTTATGTGCTTGACTAACTATAAAAACTTAAGTATAACTATATTATTATTTTAAGATACAGCATGGTTAGAAACCAATTGGAGTTGTTTTTATCATTGACTTCTTGGGATGTTCTTACTTAACTAAACTACTCGTGGGCAGGATACTTGGAGGGTCAAATGAAATCAAAAAAACAAAAGTCAAAAAAAATATTGAGAGAAATCAGCAAGCAAATAGTTATAATTTCTTTGCCGATTTTAATCATTTCCAGTCTTTTACTCGGATCAATTTATCGTTATGAAATAAAAAGATCTACATCAAATCTGATAGGAAATCTTTCAGGAAAAACTGATGTATTTGAAGATACAGTACAATATCTTTTTGAAGAGACCTTCAGAGACATATACATTATAAAAAATTCCAATGAGTTTCAAAATTATGTAAAAAATCAAAACTTTGAAAATAAACTAGAGGTTCAGCACCTTTTTGAAAGGTATATGTTGAATAAAGAAGATTATCTCCAGGTGAGATTTATAAATCCAAAAGGAGATGAAGTTATCAGAGTAGAAAGAGAAACAGACAGTGGTATTATTGTAAATATTGCAGACGATGAGCTTCAGTCCAAAAAAAAAGCGTTATTATTTTGGAAATACAATGAGTATAGGGGGATCGGATATATATGTTTCAAATCTTGATCTCAATATCGAACATAAAAAGATAGAAATGCCACATCTTCCTGTAATGAGATTTTCCTCACCTGTGGAAAACAACAAAGGAAAAACCATAGGTATTCTGATAATCAATTTTAAGGGATTCAAATTTTTGGATACATTTAGAAATTATCTGAAAATAAATAACCCATTGATCCAAATATCCCTCACTGACAGCAACGGATATTACCTATACAACAAGGATGAAAGCAAAAATTTTGGATTTATGTTTGAAGGTGAGGCCAAGAACTACAGACTAGAAAATGAGTCTCCTAAACTCTGGGAAATGATAAACTCTTCTTCTGAGAAAAACTTTGAGACAAAAGATAAAGTTTTATATTTTAAAAAAATAGACCCTGAATTTAAAGGACATATATATTTTGATAATGAAAATTTCTACTGGAATGTGGTGGCCTCTCTTAAAAAAGAAGATCTGCCAAAGCTTTATCCCGATATATTTATATTTAAGAAAAATATAAAACTATATATATTATTGGGGATACTGGCTTTGTCAGCAACTATAATCACACTCCTTCATCTAAAAAAAAGGGAGAGTAATCAGCTTTATATGGCAGAGCTTATACTAGGTTATGTAGATGAGGCAGTGCTGATAACGGATTCTGCAGGTAATATCCTGGATTTTAATGATGAATTTCTCAATTTTACAGATTTGGATAAAGACGAGATTCTAAAGTCAGACACAAGCTTATTTGAGCTAAATGTAACTCACCCTGAAATTTATGATGATATAAAGAAAGAAATGAACAAGGGTAAAAAATGGGCAGGGGAACTCTGGCTCAAGAAAAAAGATAATTCCAAATATCCGGCTATTCTCACTATAAATAATGTGGCAAATCCAAAAAATAAAAATACAGAGCATTACGTATGTGTGATAAAAGATCTGACCAGCGAAAAGCAAAGGGAAGCAGAGATAGAATACTTACTAACTCATCATTCAAAGACAAAACTACCAAATGAAAATCTAATGAGGCAGCTTATAGATGAAGAGATAAAAAATAACAGTGGTTTTAGCCTAATATATATAAAACTTAAAAATTATAATGATTTGGAGATAAAATACACTGATGAATTTTTGAATCTTATTTATGAAAATATAATCGGGAAAATAGAATCAATTGTCAGTGAAAAGGAAAACATAGCTCATTTATCAACAGATACCTTTATAGCTATATGCAAGACCTCTACAAATAAACTTCTTCTCAACAAATCCATGATTGAACTTTTTAAGGGGCTGAAATCAAGCATCACTATAAAAGATATCAGTGTTCACTTAGAATTTGAAATGGGCTCGGTGATATTCCCGGAACATGGTGATTCCTCTAGAGAACTGCTGAAAAAGGCTCTGTTTTCAATAAGAGCACTTAAATTTCATCCAGAGCGTAACTATATAATCTATCACAATAATATCGAAAAAAGTGTGAGAAGGGAGCTTGAGATAGAGGAAAACATAGTTTCAGCAATTGAAAACAATGAATTTCAAGTTTACTTTCAGCCTCAGATTGACAGCAACACTGAAACAATAAACGGATTGGAGGCACTGATACGATGGAATAACACGACCTTGGGAAATGTTTCTCCTATGGAGTTCATACCTCTTGCTGAAGAAAAGGGTATAATAAATAAAATAGATATGTGGGTAGTAGAAGAGGTTGCCAGGCTTACTAAAAAACTTGGCCTTCACGAACAAAAGGGGATAAAAATTTCCATAAACTTATCTGCTAATGATTTTAAAAATGATTTTCTTGTTGAAGATGTAGTAGCCATACTAGATTTCCACGGACTTGATCATAATCAATTTGAAGTTGAACTTACTGAAGGGACGCTGATAAGTGATCATGAATATGTCAGTACAAAATTGGAAGAATTTAAAAGTTATGGTATAACTGTTGCCATAGATGATTTTGGAACAGGCTTTTCTTCTATGAGTTATCTGAAGAAACTAAATTTTGATAAACTAAAGATAGACAGGTCGTTTATAAAGGATTACCCAAAAATGGACAACGGCTCTATAGCTGAGGTCATAAGCTACTTGGCTCAGAAACTGAAAGTAAATCTCATTGCCGAAGGTGTAGAGACTGTAGAGCAACTTAAGTATCTTCAGAGTATAGGGTGTGTCAATATACAAGGGTATTACTATAGTAAGCCTTTATCAGAAAAGGAACTTAAAATTTAT is drawn from Ilyobacter polytropus DSM 2926 and contains these coding sequences:
- a CDS encoding GHKL domain-containing protein — its product is MKLENRIRVYILTLLTLSLVITSGLFIERELRLIEDKVQGNLKNVSSLFARDPFIQKNLYEKNPDLIQNYVERTMESLEEIDLIVVADMYGKRFSHVNREKVGKYFVGGDEKKVIETGESYFSKAKGTLGISIRRFEPVEYRGEQVGFVTVGKLYWKIQKVKRGVIVYFTSALVMVILLSFIPASTLSQSIKKELKGFEPNEIGKIYEEKKTIFESIHEGIVAIDQKGKITRMNRAAESILNDSRLDKLKKIAEETIEKKHGIYDREIDLQKKKVFINSIPIFKDEIPLGVVLTMRDSEEVNKRAKEITGFSQLIDSLRANIHEFKNKLHVILGLLELNEVDEAIKYISKLEDEVGASRFENADINDSILLALLTGKLNTAMEKGVKLKLIKGTYLMSDHGRISTSDLVIIVGNLIENALEACDRSMRNGIEVYLKESEDDILIMVLDTGRPIAFDVEKIFEKGVSSKNGNTRGSGLALVKEKIDLYGGEMQVNQREGTKTFKIRIYKGDIDDKSYNS
- a CDS encoding sensor domain-containing protein — encoded protein: MSIGGSDIYVSNLDLNIEHKKIEMPHLPVMRFSSPVENNKGKTIGILIINFKGFKFLDTFRNYLKINNPLIQISLTDSNGYYLYNKDESKNFGFMFEGEAKNYRLENESPKLWEMINSSSEKNFETKDKVLYFKKIDPEFKGHIYFDNENFYWNVVASLKKEDLPKLYPDIFIFKKNIKLYILLGILALSATIITLLHLKKRESNQLYMAELILGYVDEAVLITDSAGNILDFNDEFLNFTDLDKDEILKSDTSLFELNVTHPEIYDDIKKEMNKGKKWAGELWLKKKDNSKYPAILTINNVANPKNKNTEHYVCVIKDLTSEKQREAEIEYLLTHHSKTKLPNENLMRQLIDEEIKNNSGFSLIYIKLKNYNDLEIKYTDEFLNLIYENIIGKIESIVSEKENIAHLSTDTFIAICKTSTNKLLLNKSMIELFKGLKSSITIKDISVHLEFEMGSVIFPEHGDSSRELLKKALFSIRALKFHPERNYIIYHNNIEKSVRRELEIEENIVSAIENNEFQVYFQPQIDSNTETINGLEALIRWNNTTLGNVSPMEFIPLAEEKGIINKIDMWVVEEVARLTKKLGLHEQKGIKISINLSANDFKNDFLVEDVVAILDFHGLDHNQFEVELTEGTLISDHEYVSTKLEEFKSYGITVAIDDFGTGFSSMSYLKKLNFDKLKIDRSFIKDYPKMDNGSIAEVISYLAQKLKVNLIAEGVETVEQLKYLQSIGCVNIQGYYYSKPLSEKELKIYLKEHFEKKRLS
- a CDS encoding response regulator, producing the protein MIKVIIVEDDPMVKMITEKFVSSTGEFKVEASFGDGEAAYEYISKGKGDLLILDMYLPGMDGLTLLKNLRENEIWIETIFVTAASNLEDIEKASQLGALDYLIKPFNFARLRSSFKKYLDKKETTYGKESLTQEDVDKIFLGDKKNVVTCKGIHESTLKKIISILEEDRSKEWSTKEVAEKVDSSVVTVKKYLDYLTETGKVESTLHYKSVGRPQYKYKLNI
- a CDS encoding 2-hydroxycarboxylate transporter family protein, translated to MQNTAVLENEQSSQYKLMGIEMKYFIPITIVVFVATYLGVLPKGMLGAFPLMMILGAILNEIGNKTPIVKDYFGGGPIVIIFASAALISYGVIPENGKTIMTSFMKGEGFLNFYIAALITGSILGMNRKLLIKAALRYLPVIIGGVACAILLTGVTGALLGYGFKKAVFYIAIPIMGGGMGAGAVPLAQMFGQAMSKDPAELLSVMVPAVALGNAVAIVVGGILSKIGKKNKNLSGDGKLLKDQTNDIGGQEKETELKISFENMGKGLLFACTFFIFGKMLAKYINLHPYALMILSVAAVKGTGLIKREYEQCASQWFQFIMKNFTPALLVGIGVAYTSLDAVIKAFSPTYILLVFTTIIGAVIGTAIIGHLLGFYMIEGSITAGLCMANMGGTGDVAVLSASDRMELMPFAQISSRIGGAFMLILTSALLKFFL